The Bombus huntii isolate Logan2020A chromosome 1, iyBomHunt1.1, whole genome shotgun sequence genome contains a region encoding:
- the LOC126864461 gene encoding nuclear pore glycoprotein p62 yields MSFTYSTPKSQPSTTTPASTVPTTTFTFGVGGAGDAAKPTGFSLTSTPVQTKPSGVFGTGLSGTPVQSPGFTFGTPTAAPTTTVPSQTPGLTFSTGTTASTGITPAATTATVPTGFSTPASAGNTLSFNLGGTTTVTTTTAATSAFASKLLTAGFALGGGETIVSTARTGLTFGTPNTITTGTGFTLSATPVVTTAIATTTTATGFSLGASGTTSAATGFTFGTGTTSTSTAGFSLNQTAATASLTSTQASLGTTTTVSSSAGTLQPASINSFEESINKWTLELEEQEKVFVNQAEQVNAWDKLLISNGEKIVALNQEVERVKIEQQQLEHELDYVVGQQKELQDCLVPLEKELASLSVSDPEREYTYRLAEDLDTQLKRMSEDLKEIIEHLNQANRTQDSSDPIVQIGKILNAHMNSLQWLDQQTTLLNQKIQQIDQMHQNFRQENERNFNLAYN; encoded by the exons atgagtTTCACATACAGTACTCCAAAGTCTCAACCCAGTACTACTACTCCTGCAAGCACTGTACCAACTAcaa CTTTTACGTTTGGAGTCGGTGGTGCTGGAGATGCAGCAAAACCAACGGGATTCTCACTTACATCTACACCAGTGCAAACTAAACCTAGTGGAGTATTTGGTACTGGATTAAGTGGTACTCCTGTTCAAAGTCCTGGCTTTACTTTTGGAACACCAACTGCTGCTCCTACAACCACTGTACCTTCACAAACACCTGGTTTAACATTTAGTACTGGTACAACTGCAAGTACTGGCATAACTCCTGCAGCAACTACTGCGACAGTTCCCACAGGATTCTCTACACCAGCATCAGCTGGAAATACTTTAAGCTTTAATTTAGGAGGTACTACCACAGtgacaacaacaacagcagcgACCTCAGCTTTTGCATCTAAGCTACTTACTGCTGGATTTGCCTTGGGTGGTGGTGAAACTATTGTATCCACTGCTAGAACTGGCTTAACGTTTGGTACACCAAATACAATAACAACAGGAACTGGGTTTACTCTTTCTGCAACACCTGTTGTAACTACTGCTATAGCTACAACCACAACAGCAACAG GTTTCTCTTTAGGTGCAAGTGGCACAACATCTGCAGCCACAGGATTTACTTTCGGTACAGGGACAACTTCAACTAGCACAGCAGGATTTTCTTTAAATCAGACTGCAGCCACAGCAAGCCTCACATCTACTCAAGCATCATTGGGTACAACTACAAC TGTCAGTTCATCTGCGGGTACACTTCAACCTGCTTCTATAAATTCGTTTGAAGAATCCATAAATAAATGGACCTTAGAACTAGAAGAGCAAGAGAAGGTATTTGTAAATCAAGCTGAACAAGTTAACGCTTGGGATAAATTGCTTATAAGTAACGGAGAGAAAATAGTAGCACTGAATCAAGAAGTTGAAAGAGTCAAAATTGAGCAGCAGCAGTTGGAGCATGAATTGGATTATGTT GTTGGTCAGCAGAAAGAGTTGCAAGACTGTTTAGTACCACTAGAAAAGGAATTAGCATCTCTTTCAGTATCTGATCCAGAAAGAGAATACACATATCGTTTAGCGGAAGATCTTGATACTCAATTAAAACGAATGTCAGAAGATTTGAAGGAAATCATCGAACATTTAAATCAGGCCAATCGCACGCAAGATTCCAGCGACCCTATTGTCCAAATTGGCAAAATATTGAATGCTCATATGAACAGTTTACAGTGGTTAGATCAGCAAACAACTTTGCTGAATCAAAAGATTCAGCAGATTGATCAGATGCATCAAAATTTCAGACAAGAGAATGAACGAAACTTCAATTTAGCATATAATTAA
- the LOC126864531 gene encoding checkpoint protein HUS1 isoform X1, with the protein MKFRCRMMDVIAMRDFTNIVNVIARITKQCTLRLTLDELCFSVTDDRASMVWAELSQTHFFTEYIMNGVSEEQNEIYLEFDPTLLARSLGSLRMTAKSVKIKLTNKRQPCLTIEIELPSLSMESRQCLHDVPVRVIPRREWTEHQAPNIPEFHISVDMPQLKHVKHIVERMKNMSPQLTLSADKTGVFVLKIDTDSATVSTHFQKLQVWNCSQQSQEDKISATIDIKKFFMFLAWDITHPDGVKCNILQDKMVNLFLHVADYVKIQYFLPSVSI; encoded by the exons ATGAAATTCAGGTGTAGAATGATGGACGTAATTGCAATGAGAGATTTCACCA ataTCGTTAATGTTATCGCTCGAATAACAAAACAGTGTACCTTGCGGTTAACGTTGGATGAATTATGCTTCAGTGTCACTGATGACCGAGCATCGATGGTTTGGGCTGAACTAAGTCAGACTCATTTTTTTACTGAATACATTATGAATGGCGTCTCTGAAGAACAGAATGAGATTTATTTAGAATTTGATCCCACATTGCTTGCCAGATCCCTAGGATCTTTACGAATGACCGCAAAAAGCGTTAAAATCAAATTAACGAATAAGCGACAACCGTGTCTCACTATAGAAATTGAGTTACCTTCATTAAGCATGGAATCAAGACAATGCTTGCACGATGTACCTGTCAGAGTTATACCACGACGCGAATGGACCGAGCATCAAGCACCAAATATTCCTGAATTTCAT ATTTCGGTCGATATGCCTCAACTTAAACACGTAAAACATATTGTAGAAAGGATGAAAAACATGAGTCCACAATTAACGTTAAGCGCCGACAAAACCGGCGTGTTTGTATTGAAAATCGACACGGACAGCGCCACAGTGTCTACACATTTCCAAAAGTTGCAAGTTTGGAATTGTAGTCAACAAAGTCAAGAAGACAAAATATCAGCTACTATAGATATTAAGAAGTTTTTCATGTTCCTAGCTTGGGACATAACACATCCCGATGGCGTGAAATGTAACATACTGCAAGACAAGATGGTTAACTTATTTCTGCATGTAGCAGATTATGTTAAAATACAGTATTTCTTACCCTCGGTATCTATTTGA
- the LOC126864531 gene encoding checkpoint protein HUS1 isoform X3: MVWAELSQTHFFTEYIMNGVSEEQNEIYLEFDPTLLARSLGSLRMTAKSVKIKLTNKRQPCLTIEIELPSLSMESRQCLHDVPVRVIPRREWTEHQAPNIPEFHISVDMPQLKHVKHIVERMKNMSPQLTLSADKTGVFVLKIDTDSATVSTHFQKLQVWNCSQQSQEDKISATIDIKKFFMFLAWDITHPDGVKCNILQDKMVNLFLHVADYVKIQYFLPSVSI; the protein is encoded by the exons ATGGTTTGGGCTGAACTAAGTCAGACTCATTTTTTTACTGAATACATTATGAATGGCGTCTCTGAAGAACAGAATGAGATTTATTTAGAATTTGATCCCACATTGCTTGCCAGATCCCTAGGATCTTTACGAATGACCGCAAAAAGCGTTAAAATCAAATTAACGAATAAGCGACAACCGTGTCTCACTATAGAAATTGAGTTACCTTCATTAAGCATGGAATCAAGACAATGCTTGCACGATGTACCTGTCAGAGTTATACCACGACGCGAATGGACCGAGCATCAAGCACCAAATATTCCTGAATTTCAT ATTTCGGTCGATATGCCTCAACTTAAACACGTAAAACATATTGTAGAAAGGATGAAAAACATGAGTCCACAATTAACGTTAAGCGCCGACAAAACCGGCGTGTTTGTATTGAAAATCGACACGGACAGCGCCACAGTGTCTACACATTTCCAAAAGTTGCAAGTTTGGAATTGTAGTCAACAAAGTCAAGAAGACAAAATATCAGCTACTATAGATATTAAGAAGTTTTTCATGTTCCTAGCTTGGGACATAACACATCCCGATGGCGTGAAATGTAACATACTGCAAGACAAGATGGTTAACTTATTTCTGCATGTAGCAGATTATGTTAAAATACAGTATTTCTTACCCTCGGTATCTATTTGA
- the LOC126864531 gene encoding checkpoint protein HUS1 isoform X2, with the protein MQHIVNVIARITKQCTLRLTLDELCFSVTDDRASMVWAELSQTHFFTEYIMNGVSEEQNEIYLEFDPTLLARSLGSLRMTAKSVKIKLTNKRQPCLTIEIELPSLSMESRQCLHDVPVRVIPRREWTEHQAPNIPEFHISVDMPQLKHVKHIVERMKNMSPQLTLSADKTGVFVLKIDTDSATVSTHFQKLQVWNCSQQSQEDKISATIDIKKFFMFLAWDITHPDGVKCNILQDKMVNLFLHVADYVKIQYFLPSVSI; encoded by the exons ATGcaac ataTCGTTAATGTTATCGCTCGAATAACAAAACAGTGTACCTTGCGGTTAACGTTGGATGAATTATGCTTCAGTGTCACTGATGACCGAGCATCGATGGTTTGGGCTGAACTAAGTCAGACTCATTTTTTTACTGAATACATTATGAATGGCGTCTCTGAAGAACAGAATGAGATTTATTTAGAATTTGATCCCACATTGCTTGCCAGATCCCTAGGATCTTTACGAATGACCGCAAAAAGCGTTAAAATCAAATTAACGAATAAGCGACAACCGTGTCTCACTATAGAAATTGAGTTACCTTCATTAAGCATGGAATCAAGACAATGCTTGCACGATGTACCTGTCAGAGTTATACCACGACGCGAATGGACCGAGCATCAAGCACCAAATATTCCTGAATTTCAT ATTTCGGTCGATATGCCTCAACTTAAACACGTAAAACATATTGTAGAAAGGATGAAAAACATGAGTCCACAATTAACGTTAAGCGCCGACAAAACCGGCGTGTTTGTATTGAAAATCGACACGGACAGCGCCACAGTGTCTACACATTTCCAAAAGTTGCAAGTTTGGAATTGTAGTCAACAAAGTCAAGAAGACAAAATATCAGCTACTATAGATATTAAGAAGTTTTTCATGTTCCTAGCTTGGGACATAACACATCCCGATGGCGTGAAATGTAACATACTGCAAGACAAGATGGTTAACTTATTTCTGCATGTAGCAGATTATGTTAAAATACAGTATTTCTTACCCTCGGTATCTATTTGA